Below is a genomic region from Catenuloplanes atrovinosus.
GCTTCTGTTTCCTTCTCTCGATGCCGCTACCTGCCGAGTCGAACTCCTCGGCATGCCCCCGGATCAGACTCGGCCAAGTCGTCGACTCGGCCGGATTTGACCCGGGGCACAGGGCCCTCGGCCCTGTGCTGTCCGACCCCCGCGGTCGGGCGTGTCGCGTTTTAACTTCACGCTCCGCCCCGGAATCCGGAGCGGTCTGCCCTGTGCCCCCGACATCGGGAGCCGCCCCCGTGGGAGCGCCGTCCGCCGGGATCGGGGCGTCAGGAGATCAAAAGACCCCCAGACGCCGGGCGAGGGCGACTGGACATGGTGCACTGAGCACAGCACATCCAGCCGCCCCGCGCGGACGCAACCTGACTAGTATGCCGTACTACCTCACGGCAATGCTAATCGGGGTACCTGTTTACTTCTTACTTACTTGATGATCTTCGTGACCGTGCCGGCGCCGACGGTGCGGCCACCCTCACGGATCGCGAACTTCAGGCCCTGCTCCATGGCGATCGGCTGGATCAGCTTGACCGACATCGAGGTGGAGTCGCCCGGCATGACCATCTCGGTGCCCTCGGGGAGGGTCACGACGCCGGTCACGTCGGTGGTCCGGAAGTAGAACTGCGGACGGTAGTTCTGGAAGAACGGGGTGTGCCGGCCGCCCTCCTCCTTGGAGAGGATGTAGACCTGGCCCTCGAACTCCGTGTGCGGGGTCGTGGTGCCCGGCTTGATGACGACCATGCCGCGCTCGACGTCCTCGCGCTTGATACCGCGGAGCAGCAGGCCGACGTTCTCACCGGCGCGCGCCTCGTCCAGCACCTTGCGGAACATCTCGATACCGGTGCAGATCGTCTTCATCGACTTCTCGCGGATACCGACGATCTCCACCTCCTCGTTCGGCTTGAGGATGCCGCGCTCGGCGCGACCGGTGACCACGGTGCCGCGGCCGGTGATCGTGAAGACGTCCTCGATCGGCATGAGGAACGGCTTCTCGGTCTCACGGTCGGGCTGCGGGATCGCGGTGTCGACCGCGTCCATCAGCTCCAGCAGCTTGCCGGTCCACTCCGGGTCGCCCTCCAGCGCCTTGAGCGCCGAGACACGCACGACCGGCAGGTCGTCGCCCGGGAACTCGTAGGTGCTGAGCAGCTCACGAACCTCGAGCTCGACGAGCTCCAGGAGCTCCTCGTCGTCCACCATGTCGCTCTTGTTGAGCGCCACGACGATGTACGGAACGCCGACCTGGCGGGCCAGGAGCACGTGCTCCTTGGTCTGCGGCATCGGGCCGTCGGTCGCCGCGACCACCAGGATCGCGCCGTCCATCTGCGCGGCACCGGTGATCATGTTCTTGATGTAGTCCGCGTGGCCGGGGCAGTCGACGTGGGCGTAGTGCCGCTTGTCGGTCTGGTACTCGACGTGCGCGATGGAGATCGTGATACCGCGGGCCTTCTCCTCCGGCGCCTTGTCGATCTCGTCGAACGGCGTGTAGGGGTTCAGGTCCGGGTACTTGTCGTGCAGGACCTTGGTGATGGCCGCAGTCAGCGTCGTCTTACCGTGGTCGATGTGACCAATGGTGCCGATGTTGACGTGCGGCTTAGTCCGCTCGAACTTCGCCTTCGCCACTGGGTCCTCCTGTGGACTGTCTGGTTCGTTTGCGCACGGTGCCGGCTGGGGCGCCGCGAACATTGTCGACTGTGCGCCACGGGCCGGATTGGTATCCGGCCCGTGACACTGCGGTCTTTGAGGCCGCTTCGGCCGTCAGGCCAGGTCTCACACAGCCCGCCGAGACGGGCCCGGGGTGGAACTACTCCCCGGTCGCCTTGGCGATGATCTCCTTGGCCACGGACGCGGGGACCTCGGCGTAGGAGTCGAACTGCATGCTGTAGCTCGCCCGGCCCTGGGTCTTCGACCGCAGGTCGCCGACGTAGCCGAACATCTCCGACAGCGGCACCTGGGCGCGGACGACGCGAGCGCCACTCCGCTCCTCCATGGCCTGGATGATGCCGCGGCGGGAGTTGAGGTCACCGATGACGTCACCCATGTTCTCCTCAGGAGTGGTGACCTCAACGGCCATCATCGGCTCGAGCAGCGCCGGGTCCGCCTTGCGGGCGGCCTCCTTCAGCGCCATCGAGCCGGCGATCTTGAACGCCATCTCGGACGAGTCGACCTCGTGGTACTGGCCGTCGACCAGCGTCAGCTTGACGCCGACCAGCGGGTAGCCCGCGAGGATGCCGTACTGCATGGCGTCCTGTGCACCGGCGTCGACCGAAGGGATGAACTCCTTCGGGATGCGACCACCGGTGACCGCGTTGACGAACTCGTACGTCGCGGCGTCGTTGTCCAGCGGCAGCGGCTCGAGGCTGACGATGACGCGGGCGTACTGACCCGAACCACCGGTCTGCTTCTTGTGCGTGAACTCGACCTTCTCCACCTTGCGGCGGATGGTCTCGCGGTACGCCACCTGCGGCTTGCCGACGTTCGCCTCGACGTTGAACTCACGGCGCATGCGGTCCACCAGGATGTCCAGGTGGAGCTCGCCCATGCCGGAGATGACCGTCTGGCCCGTCTCCTCGTCATTGCGGACGCGGAAGGTCGGGTCCTCCTCGGCCAGGCGCTGGATCGCGGTGCCGAGCTTCTCCTGGTCGGACTTGGTCTTCGGCTCGATCGCCACCGAGATGACCGGCTCCGGGAACGTCATCGACTCGAGGATGACCGGGTTCGCCGGGTCGGACAGGGTGTCACCGGTGGTGGTCTGCTTCAGACCCTGCACGGCGATGATGTCGCCGGCCTGCGCCTGGGGGCGCTCCTCACGCTTGTTCGCGTGCATCTGGTAGATCTTGCCGATCCGCTCCTTGCGGTCCTTGGTGGAGTTGACCACCTGCGAACCGGAGTCGAGCGTGCCGGAGTAGACGCGCACGTACGTGAGCTTGCCCAGGTGCTTGTCGGTCTGGATCTTGAAGGCCAGGCCGGAGAAGGGCTCGTTCTTGTCGGGCTTGCGCGACAGCGGGGTCTCGCCGTCGGTCTTGGTGCCCTCGATGGCCGGGATGTCCAGCGGCGACGGCAGGTAGTCCACCACGGCGTCGAGCATGGGCTGCACGCCCTTGTTCTTGAACGCCGAACCGGTGAGCACCGGGTTCGCCTTGCCGGAGATCGTGGCGCGGCGGATGCCGGCCTTGATCTCCTCGACCGAGAGCTCCTCGCCCTCCAGGTACTTCTCCATGATCGCGTCGTCGTTCTCGGCGAGCGTCTCGAGAAGCAGCGAGCGCCAGGTCTCGGCGTCCGCCTGCAGGTCGGCCGGGATCTCCTCGATCGCGTAGTCCTCACCCTTCTGGGTCTCACCACGCCAGGTGAGAGCCTTCATGGTGATCAGGTCCACGACGCCGATGAAGTCCGACTCGTTGCCGATCGGGATCTGCAGGACGAGGGTGGTGGCGTTGAGCCGGTCCTTCATCATCTGCACGCAGCGGTAGAAGTCCGCGCCGGTCCGGTCGAGCTTGTTGACGAAGCACATCCGCGGGACGTTGTACTTGTCGGCCTGCCGCCAGACGTTCTCCGTCTGCGGCTCTACGCCGGCGACGCCGTCGTAGACCGCCACGGCGCCGTCCAGGACGCGCAGCGACCGCTCGACCTCGACCGTGAAGTCGACGTGGCCGGGCGTGTCGATGATCTGGATCGTGTGGCCCTTCCACTCGCACTTCGTGGCGGCGGAGGTGATGGTGATGCCACGCTCCTGCTCCTGCTCCATCCAGTCCATGGTGGCCGCGCCATCGTGGACCTCACCGATCTTGTACGTGATACCGGTGTAGAAGAGGATTCGCTCAGTAGTCGTGGTCTTACCGGCATCGATGTGCGCCATGATGCCGATGTTGCGTACGTTGGCGAGCGCGTCTGCGGCGGCCACTGTAATCCCTACTTCGTCGTCTCGTCGGGTTGCTGAATCACCCGGTCGGCACCGGATGACGGTTGCGCCGGATGACCCAGCGGTGTGCCCGGCGGCCGGCCGTGACCGGCGCCGGGCGGCTGGATTACCAGCGGTAGTGCGCGAAGGCCTTGTTGGACTCGGCCATCTTGTGCGTGTCCTCGCGCCGCTTGACGGCGGCACCGAGGCCGTTGCTCGCGTCGAGCAGCTCGTTCTGCAGCCGCTCGATCATGGTCTTCTCGCGGCGGGCCTTGGAGTACGTGGTCAGCCAGCGCAGGCCCAGCGTGAGCGCGCGGGCCGGACGGACCTCGACCGGCACCTGGTAGGTCGCGCCACCGACGCGGCGGCTGCGGACCTCGAGGGTCGGCTTGACGTTGTCCATCGCGCGCTTGAGCGTGACGACCGGGTCGGTGCCGGTCTTCTCCCGGCAGCCCTCGAGGGCGCCGTAGACGATGCGCTCGGCGAGCTGACGCTTGCCATCGGCAAGGATCTTGTTGACCAGCTGCGTGACGAGCGGGGAGTTGTAAACCGGGTCCGGCGTCAGCGGCCGGCGGGGAGCGGGGCCCTTACGCGGCATGTCAGCTCTTCTCCTTCTTCGCGCCGTAGCGGCTGCGCGCCTGCTTGCGGTTACGCACACCCTGGGTGTCGAGCGAACCGCGAATGATCTTGTAGCGAACGCCGGGCAGGTCCTTCACACGGCCGCCACGCACGAGCACGATCGAGTGCTCCTGCAGGTTGTGACCCACACCGGGGATGTACGCGGTCACCTCGATCTGGCTGCTGAGCTTGACACGAGCGACCTTGCGCAGCGCCGAGTTGGGCTTCTTCGGGGTGGTGGTGTAGACGCGCGTGCAGACTCCGCGACGCTGGGGACTCCCCTTCAGCGCCGGCGTCTTGGTCTTACTCGTCTTCGCCTGGCGGCCCTTGCGGACCAGCTGCTGGATCGTGGGCACCGGGTACTCCGCTCCCTGTCCTATCCGGGCCGTATGCATCGGCCCGTAACTTCCGTGGCGGCCGCCCCTGTGGCGGCCGAACCCTCTGTCTTACCTACCCGGCTGCGCCGGTCTTGCCTGGTACTACCGATCGGGGGGCCTGCTGGGAGTAGGCCTCTCGACCCCCGCGGTCGGGCGTGTCGCCCGGCGCTACGGTCGCGCGGTGAAGACTCGCGCGTGGTCTGCCATTGTCGTGGTGCGCATCGCTGACCGTGATGGTTGAGATCCGGATCGAACGGCGCACGCACAAGTTGCCCGGGCTAGCCCGGGCACGAAGGGAAAGAGTACCCACCGTGAGGGCGCTGGTCAAAACCGGACGGTAAGGAGAGCTATCTCCCCACTACACGACCCCCAACGGATCTCCGGCCTCAGCCCGCACACCAGAACCCGGAAGTATCTGATGCTGGCACCTTCAGCGACGAACCACTCTGCAACAGCAAGTGTACCCGGTCCCCAGGGACGCCATTCACTGACTCCCTACATGCCCGTGCGCCGCGGGGCAAGCACCTACGACAGGCCGAGGACCACGACGACCAGCAGTGAGAGCAGCGCCACCGCGGCACCTCCGCCGCCGAGCGACAGCCCGGTGATCGCCAGGCCGCGGCCGCTGAACCGGATCGACGACGCCTCGGCCGGCCGCCGCACCTGACGCAGCGCGCCCACGCCCTGCACCACCGCGCCGGCTCCCGCGATCACCGACAGCAACGCGAACGCGCCGCCGACCAGACCGCCCCAGCCGCTCTCCGCGCCGAGCAGCCCGAAGCACACCACGGCGAACGACACCAGCAGCGCCACGGCGCCGGTCACCACCGACCCGATCGCCAGACCGGAGACCACCGCGGGCACCTCCAGGTGCACCACCGCGAACGGCGTCTCGGCCACCGGCTCCACCCGCTCCGCGCTCCCCCAGCCCTCGCGCGGCGGCGGCGGAACACCAGGACCATAGGAACCCATCGGGGGGTACGGCGAGAGCGCCGGCCCGGCCATCCCCGGCGCGTACCCCGGGTAGGCCGGCTGCGGCATCGCGGCCGGGTACCCGGGGTGGGCCGGATATCCCGGGTACGCCACGGGCGGCCCGCCATAGCCCGGATACCCGGCGGGGACGCCGCCGTGGCCGGGATACGCGACCGGCTGACCCGGGTAGCCCGGATACGGATACCCCGGGTGCGGCATCGGCGCGCCACCGGGGTACCCCGGATAGGCCGCCGGTGACGCCGGTCGCAGCATCCCGCCCGGCATCGCCGCGGGCGCCGCCCACCCACCGGGACCCGGTCCCGCCGGAAGCACCGGCGCCGGGACCATCGGAGCCGGGGCGTGCGCCGGAGCCGGGGCGTGCGCCGGAGCCGGGGCGGGATGCGGGTTCGGATCCGGCGAGACCGGTGCCGGCCCGGCCGCCGCGGGGGCCACCGTCCCGGGCGCCTCCGATGAGGACGCGGGCGGCTCGGACCCGTCCGGCGGTCGCTGCCACACGGAGTCGGCACTCCCGTGCTGCGGCTGTTCGGTCACGCCTGTGTTCTCCTCCCACTGTCCCCGCGGCAC
It encodes:
- the tuf gene encoding elongation factor Tu, which encodes MAKAKFERTKPHVNIGTIGHIDHGKTTLTAAITKVLHDKYPDLNPYTPFDEIDKAPEEKARGITISIAHVEYQTDKRHYAHVDCPGHADYIKNMITGAAQMDGAILVVAATDGPMPQTKEHVLLARQVGVPYIVVALNKSDMVDDEELLELVELEVRELLSTYEFPGDDLPVVRVSALKALEGDPEWTGKLLELMDAVDTAIPQPDRETEKPFLMPIEDVFTITGRGTVVTGRAERGILKPNEEVEIVGIREKSMKTICTGIEMFRKVLDEARAGENVGLLLRGIKREDVERGMVVIKPGTTTPHTEFEGQVYILSKEEGGRHTPFFQNYRPQFYFRTTDVTGVVTLPEGTEMVMPGDSTSMSVKLIQPIAMEQGLKFAIREGGRTVGAGTVTKIIK
- the fusA gene encoding elongation factor G yields the protein MAAADALANVRNIGIMAHIDAGKTTTTERILFYTGITYKIGEVHDGAATMDWMEQEQERGITITSAATKCEWKGHTIQIIDTPGHVDFTVEVERSLRVLDGAVAVYDGVAGVEPQTENVWRQADKYNVPRMCFVNKLDRTGADFYRCVQMMKDRLNATTLVLQIPIGNESDFIGVVDLITMKALTWRGETQKGEDYAIEEIPADLQADAETWRSLLLETLAENDDAIMEKYLEGEELSVEEIKAGIRRATISGKANPVLTGSAFKNKGVQPMLDAVVDYLPSPLDIPAIEGTKTDGETPLSRKPDKNEPFSGLAFKIQTDKHLGKLTYVRVYSGTLDSGSQVVNSTKDRKERIGKIYQMHANKREERPQAQAGDIIAVQGLKQTTTGDTLSDPANPVILESMTFPEPVISVAIEPKTKSDQEKLGTAIQRLAEEDPTFRVRNDEETGQTVISGMGELHLDILVDRMRREFNVEANVGKPQVAYRETIRRKVEKVEFTHKKQTGGSGQYARVIVSLEPLPLDNDAATYEFVNAVTGGRIPKEFIPSVDAGAQDAMQYGILAGYPLVGVKLTLVDGQYHEVDSSEMAFKIAGSMALKEAARKADPALLEPMMAVEVTTPEENMGDVIGDLNSRRGIIQAMEERSGARVVRAQVPLSEMFGYVGDLRSKTQGRASYSMQFDSYAEVPASVAKEIIAKATGE
- the rpsG gene encoding 30S ribosomal protein S7, which translates into the protein MPRKGPAPRRPLTPDPVYNSPLVTQLVNKILADGKRQLAERIVYGALEGCREKTGTDPVVTLKRAMDNVKPTLEVRSRRVGGATYQVPVEVRPARALTLGLRWLTTYSKARREKTMIERLQNELLDASNGLGAAVKRREDTHKMAESNKAFAHYRW
- the rpsL gene encoding 30S ribosomal protein S12, translated to MPTIQQLVRKGRQAKTSKTKTPALKGSPQRRGVCTRVYTTTPKKPNSALRKVARVKLSSQIEVTAYIPGVGHNLQEHSIVLVRGGRVKDLPGVRYKIIRGSLDTQGVRNRKQARSRYGAKKEKS
- a CDS encoding phage holin family protein, giving the protein MPHPGYPYPGYPGQPVAYPGHGGVPAGYPGYGGPPVAYPGYPAHPGYPAAMPQPAYPGYAPGMAGPALSPYPPMGSYGPGVPPPPREGWGSAERVEPVAETPFAVVHLEVPAVVSGLAIGSVVTGAVALLVSFAVVCFGLLGAESGWGGLVGGAFALLSVIAGAGAVVQGVGALRQVRRPAEASSIRFSGRGLAITGLSLGGGGAAVALLSLLVVVVLGLS